The Sabethes cyaneus chromosome 1, idSabCyanKW18_F2, whole genome shotgun sequence DNA segment GTTGTTCACAAGGCGTATCCATAGATTCTGACAAGAAAGGAAACGCCTGATTCTTGTTCAGTGTTACAATAATTGGTAAGGTGACTCCATCGATTTCGAAGAGAGAGGTAACGCATGGTTATTCTCCTGGAAAAAGCGATGATTCAGCGAATTCATTATCGTGAAATACTTTAGAGACCTTGGCTGAACTCGATTGTACACGATTAAAAACAAACATGTTTTATCACTAGTGTTTTCGCTACTATAAATATAATTTAATAGTAATTACTGATATCTAGACGTTCTAGACAAAATCGGATGCTTTGTCATGGTGTTGAAATAGTAAAAACCTTCCCAAATCAATAAACAAATGATTGCACGTTCTATATATTTTTCTTCAACATGCATATGAGCTAACTACCTAATCATTTGTAATTTCAGTCGCAGTCGTGGTAGCATTCTTCATCTGCTGGGCTCCGTTCCACGCCCAGCGACTGGTGTACATCTATGGCGTCGACGAGTTCAATCGGCCGATACATCCGCTGATTTTTGAGTATTTCATCGTGACGACTTACATTTCCGGTGTCCTGTACTATCTATCAACCTGCATCAACCCGCTGCTGTACAATATTATGAGCAACAAGTTCCGCCAGGCATTCAAGGTAAGGAGCTGTAAAGTTTGTGCTTTCTGCAAAAGAAAACACTGTCAGTAAAACATCTGCGACTTGCAtaatactttttttttcaaccattCTCAAAGTTTTCATTCTTCATGGAGTTCGACTTTTTGTTACACCtgacataatatttatacaaactgtaaaaatatgtttctcatttttttatttcattgcaTCGCCCCGTAAGGTACGAGCTCACCTtttgccatcatcatcatcattatcattaacGTTTGCTTTCCTACATCACGTACATTTGCGTGGCAGTTTATGTGGAGTTTATGGAATGAATTTTAGTGAATGCATCCATCAAATGCACCCTTCGTTGTTAATAAGTTAGGTGGCGGTTGTTGCTGGCACATATCGATCAAAATCTCGAATAAATCTGCCACGGTGTGTTGTGTGAGACATGTTAACACAGGTGTAGAACTGTTAATAATGGATTTGTTCAGATGAGATTCttatagtttagttaaaatcgTTTTTGAAAGTTGAATATATATTGCAAGACGCATTTTTCAGAAAATAACAGTACTTAGAGACACTGCTGAAATGATTATTTTTCGGAATTCAATAAAAGAGTAAAGTTTCTGAGTTCCAAATTAATTTTTCTTGAGTTTTGAGTAGGTTTTAACCAGGGACGGACATTAAAAATATTTCGCAGGcttgtttttcaaataaatctTTTAAGATTTTgctagaatttttcaaaaattgccgttttagaggtttattttagttttctactctgttttctgagggTAAAATGCAACTTTCATTTTGCTAGTTACTTAATGGTCATTTAGAGAATTAGTATTAGGTAAAGTTTAGCTCTATTTTCCGAAGATATATCATTTATAAAGTGCGCCCAATTTCCAGTATAATAACGATTTTATTCATCAATTGCATCATTATCAAACCGTTTCACATATTTTCCATATGATAAATGGGCATTTAAGATTCATTTACAGTCTATTCTGTTTAGGAGACGTTGGgccaccgctgctgctgcgttACGCGAAAAACAACCTGCACGTTGCGTTCCTATCGAAACCTCTGCCGAAGCGACGGACATCCGGCTGCAAACAAAGAATCTTCTGAATACACAggttggtacaattttcctaCCCGGAATCCTATGCATGTTATAGCAACAGTAAACCAACAGATGAAGCTGCTTTCGTCTCGTCTGCGTTGTTTATTCGGAATTTCCTTTTACATGTTGATTATGCCGTCTGATTGGATGTAACGTAACGCATTCCTTTTAAATAATTCATGAGATATAATCTGTTGGAAAGCTCAATCGCTCGTAGAAGGTTAGAGAATAAAAGCACTTCCCGTATGGTACGAAAGCCTGACGTTTAGGAACTATAAAATTATTAACATTAGAGTAGCATCAACATCGAAATGAAAATGTTTAAATGTGAGataaattttcaacaacaaCACCGATTGACAAGGACGATTATTATGGCAGGGCCTACTGCTCGATTGTTTCCATAAACGCATGTAAAGACAACTGAGTACGGCTGTATGTTTTCGTTTACTCTGGAAACATGGAATTCTGTTATTGGTTGTTAGGATTTAACCAATTGTAAAATGACATATGCAAATATTCAAAACTCATCACATAGCTTTTCTGCTGACCCCATTTCTAATGTCCCGCAATCCCGTTCTAGGCCATTCCATCCAGGACGACAGTCTGTACTCATCATCCACTCAGAAGCAATCGCTCGATTCCATAGCGCTATCGCGAGGCCAATCTGTGAAGCGTTTCGGCTGTGGCTACGAGCGCACCGCGTCGTCGACGACGATGGCGACGACGGGACGCGAGAATGGCCGTACCGTTGTTCCGCTGTTGGGCCCGGTAAAATCGACGCCGACCGTGTCGGCCCATCTGGATTTCTACCCGGAGGGTAAGGAACTGTGCATTAATATCTACTCGTCGAGCGACTCGTTCTCGTCTCGGTCTACCGAGAACGTTTCCCGATTAACCGTAAAACTGAACCGTTTATCTTTCGACGAATCGCAGAAGGGTCCCCGTCAATATGAGCGCTCGGCCGCCACGCTGCCAAGTCCACCGACGACGGTTATGTACGAAGATGAGCATCCTATCCACAGGAGCACACAGGTCAATTTGAAGTACACCAAGCAGGGCCCGGTGAAGATATCGATTAAGCGTAAAAACCGCAATGGTCTAAAGTTTTGGCGATACTTCCGTCACGCGTCTTCCGTAGAGGACCGCCAGCAGCAATGGCGACAGGCTTCGGTGCAGTTTTACAGTGCCGTGCAGCGGCATCCTAATGGCAGCGAAAGAAATGCGAAAGAGTCATCACCACTCGCCGTCGATGTGCATGCAGGTTTCGGCCAGGAAGACGATCTGGAAGCGTACATGAAAGAGATAAAACTAAGAGAAAGCgttacaaataataaattttgtacTACCAACAAAGGAACGAAATCCTAACTGAGACTCCTACACCAAGAGAGTGGATCCTGAAGTTTGAaaagaaacaaacgaaaaatGTCTGTGGTACTATAGTCACTAACCTCAGGCACGTGAAACGATACGATATGGTTTCGGGAGCTGTAATTAAGTAAAATAGattaataataaaactttcatgTTGTGGTTCCTAATCGGAGATTGAACACAATGTGTCGTGTATGGGTGTAGAAAAGACTTCACATTGAAGTCATCGAATACAGGGTCGGTTCTATTGAGGGAGGTCACCATTCGAAATTTTAATGTATAAAAATTCGTGCTTAGTGTTACAAAAGTTTGGCTAATAACGACCGTAATGTTAAATCAATTTACCTGGCTGTGCAGTAGATTAGTTTCTTGTTAAGAATTTTTAACCTAATTGTGATATGTTTTTAGAAATATATGCTCTATTTTCTATGTATTATAAGActcaaaattgtgtttcttttttACCGAACAATTGTGTTTGTAAACAACTGTAAATGACGACGGTGTGGTCTTCACTGCTAGTAAAATAAGGGCGAAGTCTTTCATTTCTTCCATCATCGACAGATTGGATGAATGTTCAGTCGCAATTAGCCGCCTTTAGATTTCGTCGGTTTAATTAATCAAGGAGGCTCTTGAAGACTTCCTAATTTACCAAAgtctttgctctttgctctttgaTTCGTTTTTTGAGACCTTTGAATAGTTTGTTGCGATACCTGAGGTTTGAAGCGAGTTCAACGGCTTCAATGATTAGATTGACCACTCAAACTCTTTATCGTTAGTTGTATTTCGCATGATCTTTAACTCAATTGTAGAGGAGAAAGAACTCCTTCTTGAggacagttttttgttgttttcatcgtttgacttcttttccCAAACGAGGAAGCCATTTCCCCATCATCCAATTTGTTGTACAGATGtcaatttcatgttttctcACAGTTTCTTGCATTGATCTATGATAAGCGTTGTCAAAAGCTCCCACTATATCAAGGAAGGATGCCAGTGAGATTTCTTTTCTATGAATAGAATTCTCCTATTTGCCAACTAACATATTTGCTAACTAACATAATGCATCTACTGTGGATTTATTGCTCTGAAATGTGATTTGACATTTACTTAATGGAGCTTGTTCTAAGTATATTGCCTTAATGTAATAGGCGatatttttctcagtttttacGACTATGGATGTCAAACTAATTGGCCTAAAAACTTTAGATAGCGTTCTGTCACGCTGTCCAACTTTCGCATTGAATAGTATTCCTGTTTGTCTTCAAGCGGTGGCTCTACAAATTTCTTTTAACAATGCGATAGTTGACTGCTTGCTCTTGCTCTCTTGCAGCATGCAGGCTTCGCATGTtcttttcgcttccattttgctcttttgattacttcaCGTCAgttaagcagaatttgaaaaacttTGTTCTTACCTGCAATATTGTTTTACAGCGCTATAAggctgcaatgccgttggtagcaaaaagtgcGATGTTTTTTCGCAGCCCTAGGCATTGCAGCCCTATAGCGCAAAAATGGTCTTGGCTATTTCACGAGCTTCTGATTAAACTTCATTTATTTCAGGCTCTGACCTGTCCAAATTATACGGCTTTCTTTATATGCTTTGGAACATACAGTTTGgaagtaatattttttgaagcaaGATCCAGTTCCTCCCTAATTTGGGCAGCAATTTACCAATTTAGAAAGGTATAGATCTCAGTCAGTATTTTTGGGATTTTTATACCTTGTTGTCAGCATTTCTCCAACTTATTTAAAGCATATGCACTGGTGTGCCTAGGCTGGGGCACATGCCCACATTAtctataaaatttaacttaAGAAATTCCTTAAGGTGTAATTGGAAAGTACGGAGGCTAATTCAATAGTATGGTCTTGTTACGATAAATGAACTAAGTGCGTAAAACTAGATCCAgtctcaaataaaatttcaagtttaatgtcAACCACAATttgacgttcaatttgaaaccGAATTCCGAGTTTGATTTCATGCCCAATATCaagtaaaaattcaaattaaattttaaatccaatatcAAGTCCAGTTTcacgtctaatttcaagtctaacttTAAGTAAAATGTCGTTCCAgtaaattttcagttcaatttgaattgaaattttagGTCCTAACTGGTTCAagcttaagtccaatttcatgccaattttgAATATAATTTTAGGTACAATTTCATGATTGATTCTAGGTTCAATTGTAGTACTTATTTCTAGTCCAATATCAAGttaaatttcaggttcaattcgaAGTAAAATTTTGTGCCAAAGTGCAATTTtagctccgattttaaaaattaatttcaagtgcaatttcaagtccaattcatcGTGCCacttcaagtcctatttcatgtttgattttcaattcgaattgaagtctaattttgAATTTCAATCCAAACAccaatttccagtttaatttgagCTCAGGCTTCATATCTAAGTCTACGTGTAAATCCAATTTCGGATTGATTTCAAGTCGAAATCCAACTTaaattttgagttcaattttAATTCTAGGCTAGTATGTCTAGGCTTTAGCACGTATCCCGCCTTCTCTAtgaaattattatgaaaaaATGTGCATCGTGCAATCAGGAATTTCGGAGTTTTCAATCTGAGCGGCCGGTATTTTTGCAATAAGCGAATTAGCCAATTAACTgcgtaaaaatagattatttttttggctgcataaaggttgataagacgttgattaagcgactgacaaagcattgcaaaactatttctcgttctaaaaatagaattgacagcattgcacaAATTGGttgtttaaaaacacgcaaaagcctctattaagctccattgcagctttgaaagcagctactcaagttacaatttcaggctgatcaaacgcttttatagctgaatttattctacctgcagctgaactatggtttagtattagaaataaaaaccttttttcagctcttaaacatctaagtcaagcttcggacttgctaatagctgctttgaagcagtaatgtagcttaataaaggcttttgcgtgtttttaaatagccaatctgcgcaaagctggaaacaaggcgcacagaggcgatataacggcttaacaagtgtttttccgtctcgaataaaataggttgtataatttcggctgaataagtattgtacagttgtttacataaattttattcgatgcatattcagctatggctgaataattatggctgctaaacTGTTTATTGAGCGtgtaaatgtttcttgggttgCATCCCCTCATTATTTTGGGTCAGGATTGCCTTCACTACAACTGGACGTATCAAGTTGTTTAGTTTTCTCTTGAGCACGAGGAGACTGCTGTCTGCTGTCGACTCGTAAATCGATTAGCTTTTTATATTTTCTTGGACTTGGTTTTTGCTATCTTCTTCTCGTTGCGAGCTTTTTCCCTTCTTTGTTCTCTCAGAAAGGTTTGTTTTACCTTTTCGCTGTTTTGTTTCCACTTTGTTGCCTCTGCTTTATTAGCTCCAGCAATAAATCCcgcatttttcattttcccATACTTACTGGATTCATTACGATTCGGATTCATTTCCAATCTTAGGCTACACTACAGCagatttttaatgaaaaacactTCACGATAccgttttctattatttttgagTTATCTACTCTATTTTATTACCGATCTTgatctaaataaataaaaatgtgcACACATTCTTTCAATCTTCACTAAGCTTTTGTTTGATAAATGTCGGTTTGTTATGGCCGTTGTGACGCAACGATAAATGTCGTTACAGCTGTGCAGTGAAATATTTCAATGGAAAGCTTTTTCTATACCTGTCTTCTGTGTCTCTGCTCTGGTGAACTTTCGCTCCGTGTAAAACTATCTCGTTTAATTGCAGCGGCACGTGGTAATGACTGATTGGTAAAGGACTTTGTTGATGAGGACAGACTATTTTTTTATGGTTTCAACATGTTTTCCTAGCTTGTGAACATAACATTTTGAGATCTCACTGATGTTTGATATACATGAAATCCTCCAACAAAGTTCAATTGAGTTTTCCAATATTTCCACAAAGCACACTATGAAGGATAAATACCGAAATCCTGTTAATCTTGGTGGGTTTTACCAGCCTTTTTGCTCCAATGCATCCATATTGGGTTGGCCAGTTTGCGCCGGCAAGAATGCTGGCCGTTTGGAATAGATTCATTCATACCCTGGCAGGCTGCTGAGAGGAATGCTAGCGTTTGGTTGATTTGTTGCATGAAACTCGTTCGAGTGGAAAAATGGTTGCTGTTGAATGTTGCATTCGTTTGCTGACCGTTGCGCCGGCCCTACCGCACATTTGTTTCGATGCGATGAAGCTTTCGGAAGGACACTACCACAGGACGTTGCAATTGTGCAAAACGTATGATGTGTTGGTGCTGATTTACGTTCATGTCTGTTGGTTTGGTTCTTTCGGGCTTTATGCAGGACTGAGGCTGCAAGGCTGCAACAATGAATGGGAAGCCGTACAGAATTAGAATCTAAGCGCAATGAGACATTCCTAGAATAAATTTGCTGTTTTAGTAAATTTTTGTGACTGAAAGGAACTCGAGCGAATAAATGACAGTAAGTGCAAACCTTGAAAGCCTGCCGGAACCTGTGGCTCATGATGTTGTATAGTACCGGGTTGATACAGGTTGAAACAAAGTACAATATACCGGATATGTATGTTAAAATTTCATATGCTTTACGTATTGCTTCGTTATGGTTTTGATCATTGCCGTACACAGCAAAAAGTCGCTGCGCGTGGAAGGGAGCCCAACAGAGGAAAAAAGCAATCACAACAGCAACTGTATAAAAAAGAGATAAATTAtgcattaaatttaatatttacaACAAACAGGTGTAAGCTGGTGGGTGGTAATGAAAATAGCCACAAAATTTTAGCAATGCAAAAACCCAAAAATATACGTCGGAAGTCGTGAAAAGTAGGAAGTAGATTAAACTTGCCGAGCATTTTCACCACACGCCGGCTGCTGTGGTA contains these protein-coding regions:
- the LOC128732807 gene encoding neuropeptides capa receptor isoform X1: METWSSVAANASGVLLNLTYVNDSSLPGNGSNEDDLIAIFGPKHDPLYVVIPMTIMYILIFVTGVIGNISTCIVIAKNKSMHTATNYYLFSLAVSDFFLLLSGVPQEMYFIWRKYPYIFGEAFCVARGVAAETAANATVLTITAFTIERYVAICHPFLSHTMSKLSRAVRFIFAIWLVAIVSAVPQALQFGVTSQKGVDLCVVKRVIIHHSFELSTFIFFFAPMTLITVLYALIGLKLRSSSLMQRDGTLQRRSNACPNNRQQGTSQGTRRVLKMLVAVVVAFFICWAPFHAQRLVYIYGVDEFNRPIHPLIFEYFIVTTYISGVLYYLSTCINPLLYNIMSNKFRQAFKETLGHRCCCVTRKTTCTLRSYRNLCRSDGHPAANKESSEYTGHSIQDDSLYSSSTQKQSLDSIALSRGQSVKRFGCGYERTASSTTMATTGRENGRTVVPLLGPVKSTPTVSAHLDFYPEGKELCINIYSSSDSFSSRSTENVSRLTVKLNRLSFDESQKGPRQYERSAATLPSPPTTVMYEDEHPIHRSTQVNLKYTKQGPVKISIKRKNRNGLKFWRYFRHASSVEDRQQQWRQASVQFYSAVQRHPNGSERNAKESSPLAVDVHAGFGQEDDLEAYMKEIKLRESVTNNKFCTTNKGTKS